One region of Carassius gibelio isolate Cgi1373 ecotype wild population from Czech Republic chromosome A1, carGib1.2-hapl.c, whole genome shotgun sequence genomic DNA includes:
- the LOC127938519 gene encoding uncharacterized protein LOC127938519, producing MVYNFQDTDLIKPVSFLQALTSLTVFTTASTLTTSTTSPPTLLGKVYINIKLVFITLGQIPSEASILQLAKSLISPRYSTKEFSTRTQDASLLNVTYTRINDTSYALTFGFEISNISMSEKIELRNETYTSIKSTINGLLNEILKDPSASQFDLHHVEFKDNSTVILASVQYVFSESDLNTNSTFVKEIFKANEGITTSTPAMSHFICLAK from the exons ATGGTATACAACTTCCAAGATACTGATTTAATAAAACCAGTCAGTTTCCTTCAGGCCCTTACTTCATTGACAG TCTTCACAACAGCCAGCACTCTGACAACCAGTACAACTTCTCCACCAACATT GTTGGGAaaagtttatataaatattaaattggtgTTTATCACATTGGGCCAAATACCAAGTGAAGCCAGCATTCTACAGTTGGCCAAATCTTTGATTAGCCCACGTTACAGCACTAAAGAATTCTCAACACGAACCCAGGACGCGAGCCTTTTGAATGTCACCTATacaa GAATTAATGATACATCCTATGCTCTCACATTTGGATTTGAAATCAGCAATATATCCATGTCTGAGAAAATTGAACTAAGGAATGAAACTTACACTTCAATCAAAAGCACTATAAATGGATTA CTTAACGAAATCCTAAAAGACCCCTCAGCTTCTCAGTTTGATCTCCATCATGTTGAATTCAA GGATAATAGCACAGTGATTCTTGCCAGTGTTCAGTATGTTTTCTCAGAAAGTGACTTGAACACAAATAGCACCTTTGTCAAGGAAATATTCAAAGCGAATGAAGGTATTACCACATCCACACCTGCTATGTCACACTTTATATGTCTTGCAAAATAA